One window of Paenibacillus sp. FSL K6-3182 genomic DNA carries:
- a CDS encoding Ger(x)C family spore germination protein, whose product MMRNFRLTFVLIVLTLCISGCASDVKDIEKLNYASAIGVDYKDGKYHGYIQFVDFQSISKSTEGKMQTAKIWVGEGVGSSFEESFFALYQTAQERIYWGHLTSVIVSEAAFIRGFGEIYDSIVRYYEFRLTPWVFGTRESVKDILSTGGFLGQSPLSTILHEPEGIYAQSSTIKPIKLHRLIGEIYEPGYTSCIPVLAVNNKQWKEKNQNEPKLMIDGAIFLKNEAYQSYIPLKKLSGLRWMQQGTIRAGVSVPKNTQETVQIVVENPKTKLKLVSAEGKPKYNIEIKAKAYIVSQTKNSFLGLKKLTDETKKTIDQEIVDLFRTGKETKTDVLNLEHDLYRHHYRQWKASSPAGELLLKENPINEVKIDLNIVHSSSEKYSVTNHKDPSK is encoded by the coding sequence ATGATGCGTAATTTTCGATTGACTTTTGTTCTGATAGTCCTCACGCTATGTATCTCAGGTTGTGCTTCAGATGTTAAGGATATTGAGAAATTGAATTATGCATCGGCAATTGGCGTGGATTACAAGGATGGAAAATATCACGGTTATATCCAGTTTGTTGATTTTCAATCGATCTCTAAATCGACTGAAGGAAAGATGCAAACAGCGAAAATTTGGGTGGGCGAGGGGGTAGGAAGCTCTTTTGAAGAGTCCTTCTTTGCCCTATATCAAACCGCACAAGAACGAATTTATTGGGGGCATTTGACTTCTGTTATCGTGAGCGAAGCGGCTTTCATAAGAGGATTTGGGGAAATCTACGATAGTATTGTTCGATATTATGAATTTCGTTTAACACCTTGGGTATTCGGGACAAGAGAATCGGTAAAGGATATTCTCAGCACAGGTGGTTTTCTAGGACAGTCTCCGCTGAGCACCATTCTCCATGAACCGGAAGGAATTTATGCTCAAAGCTCTACTATAAAACCGATTAAGCTCCACCGATTAATCGGAGAGATATATGAACCTGGCTATACTTCTTGTATTCCAGTACTAGCTGTAAACAACAAGCAATGGAAGGAAAAAAACCAAAACGAGCCCAAACTGATGATTGATGGGGCTATATTTCTCAAAAACGAAGCTTATCAAAGCTACATCCCATTAAAAAAATTGTCCGGACTGCGCTGGATGCAGCAGGGTACAATTCGTGCAGGTGTATCTGTACCTAAAAATACGCAGGAAACCGTTCAAATTGTTGTTGAAAATCCTAAAACCAAGTTGAAGCTTGTAAGTGCGGAAGGAAAACCTAAATATAATATTGAGATTAAAGCGAAAGCTTATATCGTAAGCCAGACCAAGAACAGCTTTCTTGGGCTGAAGAAATTAACTGACGAGACGAAAAAAACAATCGATCAAGAAATTGTTGATTTATTCCGAACAGGAAAAGAGACGAAGACAGATGTCTTAAATCTTGAGCATGATTTATATCGACACCATTACCGCCAGTGGAAAGCCAGCTCTCCGGCAGGGGAACTGCTGTTAAAAGAAAATCCAATTAATGAAGTCAAAATTGACTTGAATATTGTGCATTCGAGTTCTGAAAAGTATTCTGTTACAAACCATAAAGACCCTTCGAAATAA
- a CDS encoding alpha/beta hydrolase → MDEEYKKLVSLMEQRVEVNKHKGLDIVIKKIPDSDVEGDLDPRVMNVTLDMLKAMASGPKMEFGSLAADNIGQLRAMMGWPNVDVTVTEIETDHKTIDGKDGPIPIRIYSPQKSGPMPAIVFFHGGGFIGGSVDSVENPCKCLAEKAGAVVVNVDYRLAPENPYPAGLTDCFDAVKWVYEHAAEINVNPEQIGVAGDSAGGNLSAVCSLMDRDLGTGMIKYQALLYPTVSMSGVATDDFEWNMEEYTVNHNHELIQGIIRALGSSTGLENIYLDGNTKVTDPYVSPLLADDLSGLPATLIIEAEYDYLRLEGEAYARKLIRSGVKTKMIRYNGVDHAFMDKIGLYPQAEDCMNEIAKGLKELLA, encoded by the coding sequence ATGGATGAAGAGTACAAAAAATTAGTTTCTTTGATGGAACAACGAGTTGAGGTCAATAAGCATAAAGGGCTTGATATTGTCATTAAAAAAATTCCTGATTCCGATGTAGAAGGGGATCTGGACCCAAGGGTGATGAATGTTACTTTGGATATGCTGAAGGCGATGGCTTCCGGACCCAAGATGGAATTTGGTTCACTCGCTGCGGATAACATCGGTCAACTCAGAGCTATGATGGGATGGCCAAACGTAGATGTTACCGTTACCGAAATTGAAACAGATCATAAAACGATTGATGGCAAAGATGGTCCGATTCCTATCCGTATCTATTCGCCGCAAAAGAGCGGGCCTATGCCAGCAATTGTGTTTTTCCATGGTGGAGGTTTTATCGGGGGTTCTGTAGATAGTGTTGAAAACCCGTGCAAGTGTTTGGCAGAAAAAGCAGGGGCCGTTGTGGTGAACGTTGACTACCGCTTAGCGCCGGAGAATCCTTATCCTGCCGGACTTACCGATTGTTTTGATGCGGTCAAATGGGTATATGAGCATGCAGCTGAAATCAATGTCAACCCGGAACAAATCGGAGTGGCAGGCGACAGTGCAGGCGGGAATTTGTCAGCTGTGTGCTCTCTGATGGATAGGGATTTAGGAACCGGTATGATTAAATATCAGGCGTTGCTCTACCCTACGGTTAGCATGAGCGGCGTTGCTACCGATGATTTTGAATGGAATATGGAAGAGTATACCGTTAACCACAACCACGAACTTATTCAGGGAATCATACGAGCATTAGGCAGTTCTACGGGGCTTGAGAACATTTATTTGGATGGAAATACTAAAGTAACCGATCCTTATGTATCACCGTTGTTAGCAGACGATTTGAGCGGTTTGCCAGCAACCCTTATTATTGAAGCGGAATATGATTATCTGAGATTGGAAGGCGAGGCTTATGCCAGAAAATTAATTAGATCAGGTGTCAAGACGAAGATGATCAGGTACAACGGTGTTGACCATGCTTTTATGGACAAAATAGGGCTATATCCGCAAGCGGAAGATTGTATGAACGAAATCGCAAAAGGATTAAAAGAATTGCTTGCTTAA
- a CDS encoding ABC transporter permease, translated as MIQTIYFAIRELKLGFRNPWAYSFMGLFALFMLCLLLINAQGYVQGYSGITGTTLNLVLYLLPLMSLLLGSFSLTAEKEDGSWELLSTYPISTWSFMLGKYLGLAVVLLVIVFVGFGAAGLLGLAAGSGFGLQTYVQLLSFSASIALFFLAIALLIGTLAKNRWQALTIGVAIWFFAIIGWPPLLISVLGFMPYPVIKPAVTLLTFVNPAELSRLFTVVKLGGGAILGPEYYGWIKWIKQPAGSIGFAFTAVLWIGCVITAAQFIWERRRSRA; from the coding sequence GTGATTCAGACGATTTATTTTGCAATAAGGGAATTGAAGTTAGGGTTTCGCAATCCGTGGGCCTATTCGTTTATGGGTCTTTTTGCATTATTTATGCTCTGCCTGCTCTTAATTAACGCACAAGGTTATGTTCAGGGCTATTCTGGCATTACCGGAACAACGCTTAATCTAGTCTTATATTTATTGCCATTGATGTCCCTGCTGCTCGGCTCGTTTTCTTTGACCGCAGAGAAGGAGGACGGGAGCTGGGAGCTATTATCGACATATCCTATCAGCACCTGGTCATTTATGCTCGGAAAATACTTAGGGCTTGCAGTTGTGCTGCTAGTTATCGTTTTTGTAGGTTTTGGCGCTGCGGGTCTTCTTGGTTTGGCCGCTGGATCAGGCTTTGGATTGCAGACATATGTGCAGCTGCTATCCTTTTCCGCCAGCATTGCTTTGTTTTTTCTTGCCATTGCTCTGCTCATAGGTACACTCGCGAAAAATCGCTGGCAAGCTTTAACGATTGGTGTAGCCATTTGGTTTTTTGCCATTATCGGCTGGCCGCCATTGCTTATTTCTGTCCTTGGCTTCATGCCATATCCCGTTATCAAGCCAGCAGTTACTTTACTCACATTTGTTAATCCGGCAGAGCTTTCCAGGCTTTTTACAGTGGTGAAGCTTGGCGGGGGAGCCATATTAGGTCCGGAATATTATGGATGGATCAAATGGATCAAGCAGCCTGCGGGGAGTATAGGTTTCGCTTTTACAGCTGTTCTATGGATAGGATGCGTGATCACAGCTGCACAGTTCATTTGGGAGAGGAGGCGATCACGTGCCTGA
- a CDS encoding nitrous oxide reductase accessory protein NosL yields MKTGRLGAALFLLVILMLASACGAKEYKPQAINEETDKCVICNMAVKDDPYATQIITKDGQSLKFDDIGCMNKWKVENGTETLGAGFVRDHNSGDWVKYEKAYYAYDAAYITPMAYGVIAFEDKASAQAYIDEQGKGQLLSSDELAHHKWEVNREMMDMEDMEKHNESMHSDGSKDEMNMGHETEGNQS; encoded by the coding sequence ATGAAAACGGGACGATTAGGTGCAGCACTTTTTTTACTTGTTATTTTGATGCTGGCAAGCGCTTGTGGAGCCAAGGAATACAAGCCTCAAGCAATTAACGAAGAAACGGATAAATGCGTCATCTGCAATATGGCCGTAAAGGATGATCCTTACGCAACCCAAATCATAACGAAGGACGGTCAGTCTTTAAAATTTGATGATATTGGATGCATGAATAAGTGGAAAGTTGAGAACGGAACCGAAACATTAGGTGCAGGGTTTGTTAGAGATCATAATAGCGGAGATTGGGTTAAATATGAGAAAGCTTATTATGCTTACGATGCTGCGTATATTACTCCAATGGCTTATGGCGTTATTGCCTTTGAGGATAAAGCGTCCGCTCAAGCTTACATCGACGAGCAAGGTAAGGGACAGCTCCTTAGCTCGGATGAGCTTGCTCATCATAAATGGGAAGTTAACCGAGAAATGATGGATATGGAAGACATGGAGAAGCACAATGAAAGCATGCATTCCGATGGAAGCAAAGATGAGATGAACATGGGCCATGAAACAGAAGGTAACCAGTCGTGA
- a CDS encoding ABC transporter ATP-binding protein, which produces MPDPLVKLEGVKKSIKKQVVINALDLNVERGQILALCGGNGAGKSTILRMIAGISQPDSGIIAVQGLRWKEDRKRYAELIGYMPDDFRFGTGLTAYETLAFWASLRGVPKLRVLKVLEEVGLADTGKKSVSSFSKGMRQRVLFAQALLAKPPIVLMDEPTNGLDPYWIETFVRMVKEIAANGQTVIFSTHQLHVAEALANRIALLRGGHIELEGSSVQIREQLGARGLQDAFAEWFGLTGSLNGF; this is translated from the coding sequence GTGCCTGATCCTTTAGTGAAGCTTGAAGGCGTCAAGAAATCAATAAAGAAGCAAGTCGTCATTAATGCGCTTGATTTGAACGTGGAACGAGGTCAAATTTTGGCTTTGTGCGGAGGAAATGGCGCAGGCAAAAGTACGATTTTAAGAATGATCGCAGGTATATCACAGCCTGACAGCGGTATTATTGCTGTTCAAGGCTTGCGCTGGAAAGAGGATCGCAAGCGTTATGCTGAGCTTATAGGTTACATGCCGGATGATTTTCGGTTTGGTACTGGATTAACAGCTTATGAAACACTTGCATTTTGGGCATCGCTGCGAGGGGTACCAAAACTAAGAGTACTGAAAGTGCTGGAGGAAGTAGGCCTTGCGGATACTGGGAAAAAATCAGTATCCTCCTTCTCGAAAGGAATGCGACAACGTGTATTGTTTGCACAGGCTTTATTGGCCAAGCCGCCCATTGTATTGATGGATGAGCCTACTAATGGTCTCGATCCATACTGGATTGAAACCTTCGTACGTATGGTGAAAGAAATCGCAGCGAATGGCCAAACTGTTATTTTTTCAACCCATCAACTTCACGTGGCAGAGGCGCTTGCTAACCGAATTGCTCTGTTAAGAGGCGGTCATATTGAGCTTGAAGGTTCTTCTGTACAGATTCGGGAGCAATTAGGCGCGAGAGGACTTCAGGATGCATTCGCAGAGTGGTTTGGATTAACGGGCAGCCTTAACGGATTTTAA
- a CDS encoding IclR family transcriptional regulator — MPNTNPQTLSSVKNALRLLKLFTVQTPDKRLTELAKELGLGKSTTSRLLSTLLSEGFVFQDPVSHKYRLGQRIVSLYHVMVMSFEDLAEAASPFIERLAQETSEALRIAVLEENEVAYIYQREGSSKEDIGSFVGGRNPLHCTSSGKMLLAFQNELDMNKMLNQPLSKFTSKTITDPSLLKEELKRIRKQDYCVVIGEFNENLVSISSPIRDSNGQVISALTLISSIHRMDENRIISYTNKVLKTAKEISRQFGYLK, encoded by the coding sequence GTGCCGAATACAAATCCGCAGACGCTCTCTTCTGTTAAAAACGCACTACGTTTATTAAAATTGTTTACTGTGCAAACGCCTGATAAAAGACTAACGGAACTGGCCAAAGAATTAGGTCTAGGTAAAAGCACAACCAGCCGCCTGCTGTCTACCTTGCTGAGCGAAGGTTTTGTTTTTCAAGATCCAGTTTCTCATAAATACAGACTTGGCCAACGCATCGTATCGTTATATCATGTTATGGTTATGTCCTTTGAGGACTTAGCTGAAGCAGCAAGCCCCTTCATTGAGCGTCTCGCGCAAGAAACCTCCGAAGCACTCCGAATAGCTGTATTGGAGGAAAATGAAGTAGCTTATATTTATCAAAGAGAGGGTTCAAGTAAAGAAGACATTGGTTCTTTTGTGGGAGGGAGAAATCCGTTACATTGCACGAGTTCCGGAAAAATGCTTTTAGCCTTTCAAAATGAGCTTGATATGAACAAAATGTTGAACCAACCTCTTAGCAAGTTTACTTCAAAAACAATTACTGACCCCTCCCTGTTGAAAGAGGAACTGAAACGTATTCGGAAACAGGATTATTGCGTCGTAATTGGGGAATTCAACGAAAACTTAGTTTCCATTTCATCTCCAATTCGAGACTCGAACGGTCAGGTTATTTCCGCTCTTACTTTAATTAGCTCCATACATCGTATGGATGAAAATCGAATCATTTCCTATACGAATAAAGTCTTAAAAACGGCTAAAGAAATTTCACGGCAGTTTGGTTACTTGAAATAA
- a CDS encoding NosD domain-containing protein — MFGLIVAMLPILIGASSVKAEATAKSLQMLINEAQAGDILLLSSGTYEGPIMIDKPLQLAAESGAEVTIKNTSEKSAIQIKANNVSITGINILDEKIKRDPTILVQANGVLLDGLQIHTGSFGIKMRKANNGEVRNTRIDWVGVAQNRPLKLSDKGNGIDLYESNGNNFDGNTISSMHDGIYMENSDDNLIENNHFELLRYGVHCMYTKGTVIRKNYGNLNITGAMIMAVRDVEVSGNRFNKQSESVNSQGILLFDAHDTSIIGNHVEGNRVGLYVEQSTQNKIEDNAVIGNFIGIQLLDAKDNVITKNQFVGNVASAEAKNSIGNALDGNYWDSFQGIDTDGDGRSEIAYALNPFFQSLVKAKPGFQLFFQSPGMIFLEDLYQSDRQLWSTDFSPLMQPNGKLNAILPTQTLLHSALVGSGLLILAFFIMYMGVRKR, encoded by the coding sequence ATGTTTGGTTTAATTGTGGCAATGCTGCCTATTTTGATTGGGGCAAGCAGTGTAAAGGCTGAAGCAACGGCGAAATCGTTGCAGATGTTGATTAATGAGGCCCAGGCAGGCGATATTCTGCTGCTTTCTTCAGGAACATATGAAGGCCCCATAATGATTGATAAACCGTTGCAACTGGCAGCAGAGTCTGGCGCAGAGGTTACGATTAAAAATACATCTGAAAAATCAGCCATACAAATAAAGGCTAACAACGTTTCTATCACTGGAATTAACATTTTGGATGAGAAGATTAAGAGAGACCCTACTATTTTAGTGCAAGCGAATGGCGTTTTACTGGATGGTTTGCAAATACACACTGGCTCCTTTGGTATCAAGATGAGGAAAGCAAATAACGGTGAAGTTCGAAACACAAGAATTGATTGGGTTGGCGTAGCTCAGAATCGTCCATTGAAACTTTCTGACAAAGGAAATGGAATAGACCTGTATGAGTCGAATGGGAATAACTTCGATGGAAATACGATTTCTTCTATGCACGATGGTATTTATATGGAGAACAGCGATGATAATTTAATTGAAAATAATCATTTTGAGCTGCTGCGTTATGGTGTGCATTGCATGTATACCAAAGGGACGGTCATTCGCAAAAATTACGGCAATCTGAACATTACTGGAGCAATGATTATGGCTGTTCGTGATGTCGAGGTTTCTGGAAACCGATTCAATAAACAAAGTGAAAGTGTTAATTCCCAAGGCATTTTATTGTTTGACGCACATGATACATCAATCATAGGCAATCATGTCGAGGGAAATCGCGTCGGGCTTTATGTTGAACAATCCACGCAAAACAAAATAGAAGACAATGCTGTAATCGGTAATTTTATTGGGATACAGCTGCTGGATGCTAAAGATAATGTGATCACTAAAAATCAGTTTGTAGGTAATGTGGCAAGCGCAGAAGCAAAAAATAGTATTGGCAATGCGCTAGACGGTAACTACTGGGATTCCTTCCAAGGCATTGATACGGATGGCGATGGCAGAAGCGAAATAGCCTATGCATTAAATCCTTTTTTTCAAAGTCTTGTTAAGGCGAAGCCAGGTTTTCAATTGTTTTTTCAGTCGCCAGGTATGATCTTTCTCGAAGATCTCTATCAGTCGGATAGACAGCTCTGGTCAACAGACTTTTCCCCGTTGATGCAGCCAAATGGGAAACTGAATGCTATATTACCGACACAAACGCTGCTGCATTCTGCATTAGTTGGCAGTGGACTTTTGATTTTGGCGTTTTTTATCATGTATATGGGGGTAAGAAAAAGATGA